CTGGCGAACAAGCCGTTGAAAGCGCGCTCCCAGAAACGACGGCGTTCTGACATCTGGCGATAACGTTGTTTCACTTTGTCGCGCCACTGCCCGGCAACGGTAGCCATTTGTCCGAGATTCGCGGGCAGCAGGGCTTCAATTTTTTCCCGCAGCAAGCGCGCCAGTACCGGTGCGGTGCCACTGGAGGAGATCGCCACCACCAGCGGGGAACGATCAACAATCGATGGGAAGATAAAGCTGCATTTCGGCTGGTCATCCACCACATTCACCAGCTTGTGGCGCGCGTTAGCTGCGTCGAAAACCTGGCTGTTAAGCGCGTTGTTATCCGTGGCGGCGATAACGAGGAATACGCCTTCCAGCTGTTCCGCATCGAAGGTTTGTGCTATCCACTCAATGGCCGCAATCTCATGCAGTGCCTGCAACTCATGGCCCAACTCACGCGCCGTCACCCGCACATGTGCACCGGCACGCCGCAGCAGTTCAATTTTGCGCGCAGCGATGTCGCCACCGCCGACAACCAGCACCGGACGGTTTTTGAGATCGGCAAAGAGAGGCAGATAATCCACGTTAACCTTGTTAGTTTTACAATAAGTTAACGCGACTATACGTCCCCGCCTTCTGGCAGATGAAATTACGAATTGGAATGAGTAGTTACCGAATGGAATAACGACACGGGATTGCTGAGAACATTTTGTGCTTAGCAAATGATATTGCTGGTGTTTCGGAGCAAATCAAATTGTGTAATAGCGGTCACAGTTTCATACTGAAGCAGAATTTTTTTCGCACGACGGGATGTCAGAAAAGGACACACTATGTTTGCCACCCTCCGCCGCCTCCTGCTGACAGCAGCGATAGCGGGCGGTTTTCCTCTCCTTGCTCAGGCTGCCGGGAACGTACCCGGACAATTTGCCGAACAACAATTGCGTCATATCGCAACCTATTATCCGGGCCGCATGAGCGGTAGCCCGGCAGAGCTGATGACCGCAGATTATCTGCGCCAGCAATTCACCCAACTGGGTTATCAGAGCAATACCCGCCAATTCAATACCGGCTATAACTGGCGCGAAAAGCAGGGCCAGATGCGCTGGCATAAAGTGACCGCCACCTCGGTGATTGCCGCCCGCGCGGGTAGCGCACCGCAGGAGATCCTGATTGTGGCGCATCTCGATACCTGGACACCGCTCAGCAGCCGTGAAACCGACAACAATATCGGCGGTCTGCGTTTGCAGGGCGTGGATGATAACGCTTCCGGCCTGGGTGTGATGCTGGAGTTAGCCCAGCAGCTCAGCAAAATGCCTTTACATTATGGCGTACGCTTTGTGGCGCTGAGTGCCGGTGAAACCGGTCTGCATGGCATGGATGATTATCTGTCACGCATGAGCGCCAAAGAGAAGAAAGACACCCTGCTGGTGATCGATCTGAATAGCCTGATCGTCGGCGATCATCTCTACTTCAACAGCGGCATGAATACGCCATCGGCGGTGCGCAAGCAAACCAGCGCCCGCGCCGTGCAGCTGGCGCACCGCTTCGGCATCTCTGCTGCTACCCATACGCTGGTGGCACGTGATTTTCCCGGTGAGAATCCGTTTGATAAGGCGGGTATGCCGCTGCTGGATGTCACCGCCAGCAACTGGGCGCTGGGCAATAAAGATGGGCAGCAGCAGCGCGCGCGCAGCTCCCACTTCCCGGATGGCAGCGTCCGTCATCAGACCGAGCGCGATAACCTGGACTATCTCGACCACTGGCTACCAGGCCGCATTACCCAACGCACCCATGAGAGCGTGAGAATCCTGTTGCCATTGCTCACCGAGCTGGCGAACCCGACAACATGAGGAACTGATATGTACGTGGTTTATCTGAACTATTTCCGTCCGGTGGAAGAAGTGGAAGCCCTGCTCGCACCCCATATCGCATGGCTGGATCGTTATTTTGCCAGCGGTGCGTTTATTGCGGCCGGACGTAAAGATCCACGCACTGGTGGAATGGTGATGGTGAAAGAGATGCCACGGGATGAGCTGGATGCGATTCTGGCGGAAGATCCCTTCGTGGCGGTGGCGAATTATGACGTCACAAAGGTGAATGTGACGCGTGCCAGTGAAGCGTTTGCCGGGTTAACCGGGATTTAAAGATCCGTAACGGCGCGATTTATC
This genomic stretch from Pantoea cypripedii harbors:
- a CDS encoding aminopeptidase — translated: MFATLRRLLLTAAIAGGFPLLAQAAGNVPGQFAEQQLRHIATYYPGRMSGSPAELMTADYLRQQFTQLGYQSNTRQFNTGYNWREKQGQMRWHKVTATSVIAARAGSAPQEILIVAHLDTWTPLSSRETDNNIGGLRLQGVDDNASGLGVMLELAQQLSKMPLHYGVRFVALSAGETGLHGMDDYLSRMSAKEKKDTLLVIDLNSLIVGDHLYFNSGMNTPSAVRKQTSARAVQLAHRFGISAATHTLVARDFPGENPFDKAGMPLLDVTASNWALGNKDGQQQRARSSHFPDGSVRHQTERDNLDYLDHWLPGRITQRTHESVRILLPLLTELANPTT
- a CDS encoding YciI family protein; the protein is MYVVYLNYFRPVEEVEALLAPHIAWLDRYFASGAFIAAGRKDPRTGGMVMVKEMPRDELDAILAEDPFVAVANYDVTKVNVTRASEAFAGLTGI